The nucleotide window tcataaaaaagtgAGGCAGTTATGGTTAGCCCAAAATCTTTAGCacttgtaatttaattattttgataataataataattaaggaatttaataaatatattaaaaataatacggACCAGCCCAATAATACCAAAAAcctgttaaaaaaaaccaattagatCAGAAACATTAAATAAGTTTGTTCAACATGTAAGGCCAGAATTGACTTGGGAGAGACAACCTTGCATATGGGGCAACGATTTTCTAATTCATAAAGGAATTAAATTTGGAAATTTTGCTTCCTATTTCTACATGGAGACTTGGCAATTAATTAAGAGTTTCCATCTTATGCAAGGAATATTAATTACAGCAAAAAGAGTTTCCTTGCGTGGGagggattaattaattaaatcatagcTACAAAGGAAAACTAAAGGGAGAGCGTAGGgatgatcattttttattaagtttttataaaaaaaaaaatcaaaccgaaatttaaaaaaaataaaatcgaatccggttcaaaccgaccggtttcggtttggtttagatcggtttatttttttgataaaaaccgattcaaaccggtttgactaGGTTTTTTGCtgatttggctcggtttttttcctgtttggatccggttcggttcggttttttcagttttaggcttataaaaccgaaccgaaccggccgattttttcaaaattttaatcgatttaattagattttttttcacggtttgattttttcagttattttttttctaattttctcaatttttttctcaccccgGTAGAGCTACATAAAATAGCAGATTGCTTGAAATTTTTTCCAAGTTTTGAAAAGGAGGTTCTTGCTAGCTCTACAGGGAAAGGCATGGCCGACATCAACATTCCAACTTAGGGGAGGATTATTTAAGCTTACAAATTAAATATCCTAAGCCTAAGAATGACACTAGCATGAGGCGGAAATTACTGCTGCATTCAGATATGATTTCCTAGCATGACAAAGCGGTATAAAGTTAGCAGTTCCCTTCCTAGTTTATCTACGACATATATTCTGCCTTACGCTTGATTTAAATAGGGTTTTAGGTtatttcatcttatgttttattcatattttatggAAGCAATAATTTCCACATCggactttatttttaattaattattttcaagtttttaggtttgattaatatgtttaggttattttttgtattctttagttctctaaatatataattgaatttgacttatctaaaaataattatctttttagtGTCTTTCTTACACTTTCCATTTGTGATTTGTTAATCATTGGATAGGggtttatttcaataatattggTATTCTGGTTTGGGTAATCGTTATGTCATGTttttatcaaacttgattttttactcTTCGAGATTGTGTTAATCTTGATTGTAGGTTACGAGAACTCTATGTCTACAAGGTTCGCAtcaaaaagttttaatattgtAGGAGTTTCTTcacattaatttgaagcaatatGGACTCCTTGAACACAAATATGACTTGAAGATGCCTATGctcaatttaatataatcatgtctTTATGAGATTTAATTTGgcatcacaaaaataaatttcatccaaaattatatttcaattctGAATTTTATTGTCGTCAAAACCTATACatagtaaaaaatatcttatgagaaactaatatatcaaatattttggtattatcactcattttatttcaaataaaaagaatgaattttATTACATTTGCTCTTacacttaaaataattaaaagttttttatttattcttgctAAAGTGATaaagttgtaattttaaaagaaatgcaTTTAACACTCAAGAGTTAACTTGTGCAACATgattaacttattttatatttaagttgtttgcaacaactctttttctttcaaggAGAGATTGtcatttttaacatgatataaaaacacataaaaaaatcccCCCGCGTAAATATCACTCTTTAACTTCATGTTAAAAAGcttataactttataattttacataCTTATACTTTAATAGTCCAAAAAGATTTCATCCTTCTTTCCATTCTCTTAAAGTTTTAAACCCTAAGTTGCATCAAATTCATCTTTCTTATTCTTGAGCTAGATTATATTTCTTAAGGACTTGAGCTTagttttttgtaaatttctCTTTTAAAGTGTGATAATTTTTGTGAGAGTTTTATCTATTATAAAAATGTAAATGACACTTGAatctcttaaataatttttggttGTGAGCTATTTGAAAggtttaaatcttgatttttaaaaagattgtgattgtaagattttttaatattgaattgaaaaaaaattagtataatcTAGAAGGTCTCATCTAAAACTgtaatttgataataaatatttgaatggAAGTTCAAGAACTAGAGTAGAGTAGCCTGAGTCATTATAAAAGTTGGTGTTTTTGTTTCACTATCTATCTTATTTCATTTATGActtgtttaattatataattgttgttattgaaattaagattttaattttataagaatatcAAACATTCAATTTAGCCCTACTTCACCACTTTTTAGGCTATTTTagattttcaattcaaaaccCCTTAATTAGTCGAAAAACACTAAATTAAACCAACAAatttttttctgcttttctAGCTTTCATGCTTTTCTAGATTCTTTATCAGATGATTTCATGCTACAAAGTGCTGGTTTCTTTGCTTTCATGCTTTTCTAGCTTAAATCACCCTTATCATCACAGTCCTATCTAAACATTCTTGATCTAGCCAATGCCTGTTCTGCCAAATTCTTCATCACCCTTGATCATTGTGAATAATAAAGTGCATTAGATTGTCTGCTGTCACTCTAGATTCTTTATCAGATGATAGTGAAGGATCGGCCGAGAGGGACTTGGACAAGGGTCTTTCTAATATAGTATTTGATCATCATCAGCTCAAATCCATGGTTGGAGAAGAGGACTTGCTGCAGTTATCAGTGCTGTCTTCaactattagtattattatattttttaagagccTTATTCTCTTCTAAACTTATTATAATGGCTACTGAGATACACCATGCACGATTGTATTTAATTCCATTCTCCAAAAGATGGATTGCACGTTCGGATAGTATGGTGAACACAGACAAGTCAATTGGCCTaaagttttctttcttgttgCTCCGCACATGCAATGCCATGTTGACAGGATGTTTTATCATCAATTAAAGAAGAGTATTTACATTGAAGTTTCCTTAACGACAGTAAGCTTTCAAATTGCAGGCAGCAATGGCAGTGCTAGTGAGTCAAGTGCCTCTGGCAAGGGTGTTTATCCCATTGAAGGGGGGCCTCCAAGCCTCTTATTGTTTTCCCCCATGgtatcatgatttttaaattactcTGTGAAGTTTGAAGgagttgaaattatatataaacaaataccAGAGTCATCAGATAACACACAGTCCCTACTGTCATTGAAAGCTTGTATTTCCCCCAAATATACACAATTCCCTGAAGTGGGATTCGCCTgttaggaaagaaaaaagacccAAAAAACTATCCCAGACCTTTCTCAGGCCTGAAATGAAAACTAATTACTCAAATTAACAGCTTCTAGTCTCTATCCTATGTCATTTTCTTCATGGACACCTTACATTCCTTCCAGGACCTCCATAGTAAAAGTAAGTCCCCCAAACACTGTTTCTCCCTTGCTTTATATTATAGCAATTTGAATGATCAGCCAAGAGATGTAGATTTGCTAGAGGGAGCAAATTGTTATCCCAATCCACCACCTGCAAATTCCTAAAATAGGATGCTTTTCCAAATCCCTCTTCTGCAAAATGACCACTGCCCATCTGTGTTGATGTATGGAACCCTGCTGATCTGAAGTTCACAATTTCCCCTCCAAATTGTACCATGCTTGCATGACTTCTCAAGTGGCTGAACAAAAACGCTGGCCAATATCCTACCAGGAGTCCTGATCCAAATTCCAGCCACCAATTTCCATGCTTTGGGTCCTACATGCCACCAATTTCCAACTTCTCAGTACTGTTAGGGTAGATGATTAATGTGTGCCATCACATCAAGTACTTGcttttagatatatatataacatgatgGACTTTCCCTGTTAGTCAAATTGTCCTATACACGTTCtagttaataatcatataaatataaacgTGTACATAAATTAAGTTTGATTAGtgtctaaaacataaaaaaaaactcaggctGAAGAGACATAAGtaaatttagttgaagaaagaaagatgaacatttaaaataaattaatataagatatttttagaataaattctatatattttttttaaaaaatagaaagtagTATTTATATTCTTACTATATATGCTTTCAAACGGTACTTAGACCCcgtttatttgctggaaagtaatttcttttcagaaagtgaattccaggaaagtgaattccgggaaagtatttttcgatatttggtagtgtaatgtaaaataagttggaaaacactttccagtgtttgtttatgttatggaaaatgagttgaaaaataacttattaatgttttatttttttcaagtttattaaaataatgagcaacaaatcttacaaattaaaaaattgaatgggaatgaaattgaaaaaaaatataatttcataaattatctcagataaaataaataataatcaaaataatagagatcaaataaaaaataaaaaaaattaaaagatgaagaaattaaaataataataattaacatttcataaattatttcaaataaaataagtaacaatcaaaagaataaggaccaactttgatagataaaaaatttcaataaaaaaatgataaggaaaaagcaaatagcaattataaaaataaggaccaaagttaatataaaaattaaattttaagagatgaaattaaaaaataaatattcaaaacaaaatatatataacaataaaaaatttgaggatcaaatttgatataatccgcaaataatgacatttctaaattttttataacttccggaaagtgttttctgcccaaattttataggaaaacgctttcctgaaaaccaagccaaatttttctttaactagaaaagtgttttccgttgactaacttttctaatggcaaacaaacacatgaaagtttggaaagtattttcccggaaaccacttttcgaaaaacaaacacagccaaaagggaaaacattttcttggaaaccaagtcaaattttcctttgactgaaaaatatttttcgttgaccggaaagtgttttctattgaccaccttttctaatggcaaacaaacacaagaaagtttggaaagtggtttcccggaaactattttccaggaaacaaacatggccttagaTTGCGTTTGCTTTTCATCGGTTTTTATATTTGCGGTGAAACAAACACGGTTAGGTGTTTGGTAACAAATCAAACTGTAGTTTGTAATGTGAGATCcactaaaaaattgagttttaaatgcAGTTGTTATGCAACAGTTTCTATATACTTTTTTAACTAAGTTTCGTAAaatcctatttgtttttgcgtttcaaaagtgcttttaaaaaaaaatgtatttctaagtaaaaaacactttaaaaagcaaccgcaatTGCACTTCCATCAAACATTTTACATATGCTTTTTGATACACATAAAtttcaaccatattttttattaaatacgtatctaaatccaactaccatagctaattatatttttttaaaattataattataaaagctatctcaaaaacaaatatactcttgaaaaaaaaaagaagaaaaaagaaaaagaaaaagaaaacagcaaTGCAAACGCAAAGTAGAGGAAAGAAATGTGTGGTTTTACCCTTTAAGACCTTAAAGCCAGTTGGGTCAAGCTGTTGAAgacactaattaaaaaaaaaaagacatcaaagAAAAGCTGACCCCATCTAGGAAAAAACCTTTGAaaagtaagaaagaaagaagagagattcTTACATTTTAATAGTATGATTAGGGAAAAGAACCAAGAAGCCAAGATAGATGTTCCAAGTCAAATTTATTAACCAATAAGCATCACAGGTCAGCTCAGACTACCATAGTTACTGGATTTgacaatgatgttttgtttctcAAGTATTTTGTTTAAAGGAagcaaattataaagcttaCCACCAAGTTAACAGTAAAAACTGCCTCAAAGCTGAAGACTTTGATGCTGTAGATTTGATTCAAACAATACAGTACCGTACCTCATTCTCAACTACCATTCATTGACCAGAAAAGCTCACCTTCCAAATCATCAAGCCAATATCAAATTGTCTGCCATTGTAAGATGATCTTGGAGATATCGCAGCTCCAATGGCAATCTTGTTGTTTGTTTGGACAAATCCAGAACATAGCAAGTTATAGCATCCAGTAGCTTGGTATGCATCGGTCTGCAAATCCATTAATTCCAATTGGCCACTGGTTCACATTTCCTTAAACTATGGAAGGGATTTCAAGACAGAGAGCCAAATAACAagacttactgtccaataagtGAAGAATCTAGGGTAATTATCTCCATATAAATCTGGACTAACCTGAAGACACATGAAGAAGGAGTCAATTTCTTAGGCACCCTATTACTGACTGAAACATGACTCAAACACCAATTACAAAAGTGAATTGTGTTAGCATAATCAACGTTGAGATCATTTTGAACATGGTCTAGCGTATAAAGAAGATTCTTGCCTGCCAACCGGCTTCTATGGTATTAAGATCATTGCCGAAAGAGCCAGAGATGACCCAGATTTGTGATAAGCTGAATTCATATTCACTGGTTACA belongs to Populus nigra chromosome 18, ddPopNigr1.1, whole genome shotgun sequence and includes:
- the LOC133677979 gene encoding protein neprosin-like; amino-acid sequence: MAASTSVDTHSMIPIFVAFLLVFASSLYPVFSVPAAESDSGNRLLANQTFRPGKEILRLKRVNAFLNKINKSAVKTIQSPDGDVIDCVLSHLQPAFDHPELRGKKPLDPPERPKGNETRETVAESYQLWTDSGESCPEGTVPIRRTTLKDVLRVGSVKRFVRKLRRHVRRDSEGSGHEHAVVFANGDQYFGAKASINVWSPRVTSEYEFSLSQIWVISGSFGNDLNTIEAGWQVSPDLYGDNYPRFFTYWTTDAYQATGCYNLLCSGFVQTNNKIAIGAAISPRSSYNGRQFDIGLMIWKDPKHGNWWLEFGSGLLVGYWPAFLFSHLRSHASMVQFGGEIVNFRSAGFHTSTQMGSGHFAEEGFGKASYFRNLQVVDWDNNLLPLANLHLLADHSNCYNIKQGRNSVWGTYFYYGGPGRNVRCP